A region from the Flavobacteriales bacterium genome encodes:
- a CDS encoding DUF4199 domain-containing protein, with product MKPSIRLGLIAGLLSGIALLIEFTYFFDKEKVGVYAMMFKMLMMIVCTYAAIFITAKQLYNSNIPFNIGVKEGIIVAAIIGISMGVANIVYVKYLDPLYLDTLAAQGRATLLEQGMNEEEITGSIDRFYSFNTPWVTLIKEIAFNLFLGVICSIIITFMIRRVPIRD from the coding sequence TTGAAACCATCAATACGACTTGGATTAATTGCAGGTCTCCTATCAGGTATCGCTCTACTTATTGAATTCACTTACTTTTTCGACAAAGAAAAAGTAGGTGTTTATGCTATGATGTTTAAAATGCTAATGATGATTGTGTGTACCTATGCAGCAATTTTCATCACAGCTAAGCAACTTTACAACTCGAATATCCCATTTAATATAGGAGTTAAAGAAGGTATTATAGTAGCTGCGATTATTGGTATATCTATGGGGGTGGCTAACATAGTTTACGTCAAATATCTTGACCCATTATATCTCGATACACTTGCTGCACAAGGTAGAGCCACTTTATTAGAGCAAGGTATGAACGAAGAAGAAATTACAGGTTCTATAGATCGCTTCTATAGTTTTAATACACCATGGGTAACCCTAATTAAAGAGATTGCCTTCAACCTTTTTCTAGGCGTTATCTGTTCAATAATAATAACTTTTATGATAAGGAGGGTTCCTATACGGGATTAA